Sequence from the Mixophyes fleayi isolate aMixFle1 chromosome 4, aMixFle1.hap1, whole genome shotgun sequence genome:
AGATTGATTTATTTTTCATACtactattaacatttatataacaccatAATAGTAAGCAGTGCTTTGTAGAGAATAATGATGAAGAGGGAAGTGCTGATAAAATTagtagagaatgtttaatcacatcagcccctgccccaatggagcttacagtctaaattatttaCCACACTAACATCaacctatcagtatatttttAGAGTGTAGAAGATAATCGAAGAAAAATCTGGGAGAATGTACAAACTCCACATATAGAACGCCCTGGTTGAAATATTATACAGACTCCAGTGCAGTTGGAGGACAGTGATAACCACTGTGTGTCACAAACGCCGagtctgtcccagatacagcaatctgaacagctggctatgactggcgtcaccttagtcacttagtcacaatgaatacaccttttttgcCACCACGAAGGAtgtattatggtgtccttacgttcaccagaaccacttattaatgtttcacacttaaatcatatgcacatatagcatgagcctccctgggcttcgtaagttcacaaagaatcacggagaacacgctagattaaattgatttaatctgagaaatgtttccaaggcttatatcccgggcctggctagtttcaaaagattaatgacacttgcataagttcaaactcatgtcatctagcaaagcacacgttgagattacattacaagcttacataaaatattcacatggtcatacatgaattaacagaaaataacatatttattgtgggtttaatCAGCCTTCAATGCTTATGAAAAGTCCAACAACATATGTGTGTTTCAAAACAGTATTACAAACAACTCCTTTTAGAATTACTATTAACGTTCCTGTTTTTTGTCTCCAAGTACCCATCTGATCCTCAGAAATTACCCTTTTGTGTACCTCCCCTGATTCAGATTGCTTATGACTTTGGGTTTTCTTTTCCTATGATCCTCCAACAATATACTTTAGTCCCCTAACGCGGCCATCATTGCTACAGGTGTCACCTTATCCATCACCATTACAGCAGAGGTGAAATTACATGTCTTTTCTCACCGATTTTAGAAACCGTGTAAGGTGCATGTTGGAAACATTTATAAGAACTGTCACTGAGGGGTTTAGAGATGTGTAGTATTTTTTCACCGGTTGTTCATCAATTTTGTGCCTAAATTGCTTTACAACTTTCTTATTTAAATGTCCCCGTTGTAATTTTGAGATCCCTATcaaatggtggcgctatataaatagataatggtGAATGTGTAAATGGTATTATGTGTAAATACATATAACTATCACAAGGATATACAGATGTTTGTCAGGATTACATCAGTATTCTGGAGACTTGTAACAATTGTCTTTTTCTCTCTGCAGAGCAACTATAGTATCTGCTCAAGTTGGGGTAAAGCAATGGTCGAGCACATCATTGCCAGGGATCCACTAGCGGCGGATTTGAAATGCAGCCTCTTCGTGTCTGCCTTAAAGAGCTACAAAAGAGACTCTGTATTAAGGCCGTTTCCTGCCTTCTATGCCAGTGAGCAGTATAAAGATTTTGATGCCTTGGTGGGTAAATGTACTGTAAACACTGTCGGGGGCTATGATTGCCTGCAAAACATGGACCTCctcaatttattatttacatttataaaaatatgtacGGAAAGGCTTTCTGCACAATCTGTGACAGTGCCTGCTACAATTAGCACTTAAGCAGTTCATTTATAGCACCACTGTTATCCTTTCCAGATAAACCTTCACCTATATGTGTGTGCTAATAACTCCTACATGCCACCTCTATCAGACATTTGTCCAGAGGAAAGGGGAGGGAGAGTGCAGAAGGAGCGTTCTCATGGCTGCATGCTGTGTGGCTCCCACAGGAAAGTCTTTTCTGAAAATAGATCATAAAAATAGACTTTTATTCATTTACTTTCCTGCAAACAGCACAAAGAGGTTAACATATCTTTAGTGaaaatatatctgttttttaTGTGATCTCAGTCTACTTGAGACGTTCAAAGCCTCAGTATTATTGTGTGatcacttaaaatatatatacttcccaacattttaaaatcaggAAACAAAAGGACGTTCCGTTCTGCATAATCCGTGCCCATATCCACCCAAACGTtttggaatatgctggcgctttaATAAGTGTTAATGATAATAAGCCACACTCACAGCCTCATGAGGCCATGTCCCTTTCAGAGTCTGATAATCAGAACAGTCCCACCAGAATAGTGGCGCTTGGTGGTGTGAAGTACATGTGAATATAACATATGTCATTTATTGTATGTTCCATTCCATAGCTAGGCTGTTATGTTTTTCTTAGATTGCAGACACAAACACCTTGCCCAGTCTGCAGGAAATCATCCAAAACAAGTCAGAAATAGATGAAAAAATCTTTGATCTGCTGAGATGGATTTTATCAGACAAACTTTTCACCATCAAATGCCTTAAGAAGGAGAAGGTAAGACTCTTAATGAATGTGAATGTCTCTAACAAGAGCTGCAGAAGTCCTGAATGGCTGATCACATTGCGCTGTTATATATAGTAGCTATTTCAGTGGCTTCATACATAAGTGAGGAATCACTTTTTTTTGTTCAACAGAAATAAATTACAGCTAATTTATGACATATTATTTTCAGGATCTTTTCGGAACGGAATACTTAAGGTGAAGTTGTGATCATGGGGAAGGGGGATCTTCTCTTGTATGGAGCAGACCTGGCTTTAAGCCTATTAAATGACTCAAACAGTAATCCTCTCTGCCTGAAGTCGCTGATAAGAGAGAATAATAGCTTACACTCAGCTTCACAACTAACATGCAGTGGCAAATATCTCAAGTTCTGTTAAGGTGTGCAAAGTTTTGCATACTGGTAAATCTTACAAGATGCACACTTTTATTGTACAGTGCAGCGCCTATAATGCTAAAACTGGTGTTATagcttggggggtattgtaaattGGTGTGACATTAATAAAGATTGACACACTTTTACCTTTTTGCTAAGCGACAATACAGTACGTAATTCACAGCCTGATTTAAGCTTGTGGAATACAGAGTACTTTGTTTACCCTGTACTTCCTGTGGTGATCAAAGAAGGATTGCGctctttttttgtaattattattcCAAGtagcattatatatttatttataacacacTGTTTACTATTGGCCTATGGACAGAATCGGTTGGGTTTCCATGTTGGTCTCTATGGCCACCGAGATTGCGGTGTTCAAATTGACAATGAAGGAATgaatctgttctgtctgttaccAGTATTTTGTATGGAGTTGCTTACTCTAATAAGTCCTAACCTGACCAGCAGGGAATACCATGTGTGTACTAACCATATTGGCAACTTACCCCAGCCTTGAGTTAAGGCTGCCCCTCCCTTGCTGTTTTAGTTTGAGGATTTCCAAGCCTTGCCAGGCTCTCCCAGTCTTGCTCTGCCCACTCCTGACTTCCTGTTTGAAATAGAATACTGCGAGAAGCTGAGCGCCCAGTTCCAGGAAACACGTGGCCAGAGGGATGTGATGTACGCCTTGCACGGAAGTCGCCTAGAGAACTTCCACTCCATCCTGCACAACGGCTTGCATTGCCACCTGAACAAGGTGCGATATGGTAACATCCATGATACATAAAGCACGACATATGGTAACACCTACAAAGCATGCGTAACACATGACATGATTCAGGTTGTGTATTTCAGATATGCTACATGTTCTGTAGGGTACTTGTCACAGTTTACAGACACATTACATGTTGTGAGAGCCTCTTACTACAATGGCAGGATATATAAGGAGGAATTGAGAGCGGGGAAGGGGAAAGGCAGTGTGATTAGAGGCACTCCTATGGTactctaaaatataacttttattcagtaCGTTTAAAATTGGAAAGGGATGGAGCGAAATATtacataaagataaaaataagtgACAAAGTGATTTAAAAGCAATTAAATTGCTATGTCCCACCATATCCTCATCAGTATAACATCatcatatacatagatatatagttatatagtgatGGTAAGTAATATGTGCACATCAGCTACAATGAAGGAACTGATTCTGTCTTGCTGTGCACCTCGGTAAATACCGAGTGTATGCCCGTAATAAAGAATTGCAACAAGGAGtagttattaataatattagaatatataagcTATATCTGTTTAACAATCTTATGGGATTATGACCCATACATAAAGTTCCTACTGAAGAGTATTATAGCTTCCTCAAGGCAACATTATGGTGTATCTAAGGGAACGATAGTATGGACATCGGCATAGTAGGCAAATATACGCTATTCCCACGCAGGTGTCCTTATTAGACAACCATGGGTTATGTTAGTTAGTACAAAACAGACTATGGTGTATGCGGCTGCAACAACGGCAACGAGAGGATCATAAGATGATTGTGACCCTATATGATAAACAGATATGCTGTGTTGTTACAAACATCTGATTAGTTTGCAACCATAAATTCTGGATTAAAAATCCAATAACTATTAGATAATGCTAAACAAACCGGGCTATATAAGGCTACAGCAGTTACAACAGATTTAGTAAAAGATTGTAGGAATCGCGGGGTTATGTGATAGTTCCCTTCCTAATATaataactggggagcgattcatAGCAAGAGCTGATAGCAAGGAGGGTTGGTGAGACGAGACGCTGACGCGCATTTCGCTCACTGGCTTTTTCAAGACTTGAAAAAGCCAGTGAGCGAAACGCTCTCGTCTCACCAACCCTCCTTGCTATCAGCTCTTGCTatgaatcgctccccagttattATATTAGGAAGGGAACTGGTGCGGTTTTTCCTTTGCTTTGTAGTTACAATGGCAGGATGTTGATTTGCACATTCAAAAATTTACTAAAACTGACAATGTGATTCAATGTTTGGCAGGGAGCTTACTCCATTTCTTGTGTATGTgcatagtacttttttttttttttttaacataattctAGGACCTAAGTAGTGAAAATGTTTGACCAGTTTGTGTTTTAATTGTTAGTAAAAGTTACAAAAAGTAATAGTAGAAAGATAGACAGGGGTTATGTAAGGGAGAAGGAGGGCCGAAAGGGCCAGAAATCAAGGGAGGGGAGGTGGGAGAGCAACGTAAAGTGAGACTGTAAGGACAAAGCCTCACAACGTGAAGAAAGAAGGCTCAAGGTTGAGAAGTCGCACATGGGTCGATAGTTGGAGGCATTGAGCAGGGATAGAGGATGACGAAGACTGGCTTTCTGCAAGCAGCCAAGTGGCCCATACTTGGTTAAAATATCTCCTCCATGGTCACAATATGCTAGATTTTTGTGCAtagagaaggaggagaggagtTTTTCCATTTTAAGGCAAAGAGGCATTTGGCTGCCGCTAAGATGTGCCTGGCCAGCTTCCTAGAATACCCATGGTGGGGTAGCACACCAAGAAAACTCAAGGGTCATTTGCTACTGAGGCCTCCAAGAGGCTATTCAGGAGTCTTTGGACTTTTTCCCAGAAGGGAGTGATAACAGGAGAGGCCCACCAAATATGTACCATAGTGCCCCCATGACCTCAGTCATGCCAACAGTCAGATGAAGAGCCGGGGAACATTCTATTAAGTCTCACTGGGGTATAGTAACAGCGGTAATTGATTTTGTAGGATGTTTCTTTAATCTTGGTTAGGAGAGAACTTTTGGaaatccccagtctcatgtcctcctaGAACTATTCATCCGGGGGAGGTCCCAAGTCCCCCTCCTATTCCGCTTCATAGTACTTTAGGGAGGGTAGAGCATAGTCAATTAAAATACCCTAGAATTTGGAAATCATGACCTTGCACAGAGGGGTGTCTACAGAGATTTTAATGTGGATAATCCATGAGGGATCACAAGGTTGAGTCAGGGGGGATACAGTTGAGGATATTTTCAGCTTTCAGGAGTGTAAGTCCAAGATCTTAACAGCAAATTAAGAGTTGAAAACAACTTGGCAACTGAAGGGCATTGGTTAGCAGGTCAGACAAATTTAAGTATTCAGACCCGAGTTCAAGCCAAGAGGCGAAGCCTGTGGGAGCATATGAAGCAACAATCTGAGAGAAATGGGAGGCCAGGCAATGAAGCTTGATATCTGGAAGGCCTCTTTCACCGCTAAagttatattgttataatatgtTGGCTGAGAGCTTCGGTGGTCTATTATTCCAGATGAAGAGGGTTAGGTCTTTCTGGATGCCGTTCAGAGAGGATAATGGAAAAGCTAGCGGGAGGGTTTGAAAGAGGCTGAGGCATttggggaggatattcatttggactgctatgatcctgcccagccaggagataagTCTGCTCTAGGTCGTCAGGTCAGTGAGCATTTTGGAATAGAGTCGGGGGAAGTTTTCTTGGAAGAGGAGATCGTAGCAAAATGTGATGAAGACCCCCAGATATTTAATCCTTTTAGACTGCTACTTATAATTAAACTTAGTCTTAAGTGTTTCAACATTCCGAGGAGCACATGAAGGAGCGCAGGACCTCCGATTTTGAGTTGTTGATCTTATAGCAGGAATGGTCACCGTATATCTGCAAgaatttactatttattattgAATATTGTATTCAGCTAAGCCATAAACATCATAACCAACACTTTGATGCTCCATCTTTTGCAGACATCTTTGTTTGGAGAAGGCACGTACCTGACTAGTGACCTAAGTCTGGCTCTCCTTTATAGCCCCCATGGACATGGGTGGTCGCGTAGTATATTGGGCCCAGTGCTGAGCTGTGTAGCCGTGTGTGAGATGATAGATCACCCAGATGTAAAGTGCCAAGCCAAGAAAAAAGGTGAGAGACATTAGCTAGGTCTTTCCATTCtagttaaataaattaaaatattgtacagaagttaatcattttaaaaatgttgatgtgaTGGAGACActcagaaaatgttttttttcagatTCTTTTGAAATCGATCGTAAACGAGCTAGAGCACGGAACAGTGAAGGTGGAGAGGTTCCACAGAAATACTTTGTGGTGACTAATAACCAGCTATTGCGAGTGAAATATCTCCTGGTATATTCTCAGGAGCAGCCTCAGAGAAGGTGAGTAGAGAGCAGCGATTGCCTGCTCTCATCTCTCTGCTGTTGCTTATTACCTCTGGAGGTCACTTATGAAGCGCACTTGATTGGCAGAACATACTGTGGTTTTGTACTCCTGCACTTAGATGGTCTGCACACTGCATATAAGGGTGCGCTCCTGCTTTCAGCAATGTAGAACGTGCCTAGGTGTGCAGAGTCcagcctcctaccactttagtatCAACCCTTTCATTCAGTAAAACTTGTCCATTTTTAGAATATTTCTCTGTTTAGACTACTGTATATTGTACATGAGATTGAGGGGACATTGCAACTGTTTTTTTCACATGTGGCACTTTTAGGGGGgctgaagctttttattacattgcttggtgTGCACTTAGTGCTTCTTTGGCATTGTGTAAAACACATGAACAAAATGTgtcacattaaaagtataggtTGACTCAATCTCTCCCAGCCTAAAGTTTTTGCAGAATTCAGGTCCCTTTGTGGAAAGAAAATTGCAATGCGCCCTCTCGTATGGTAAAGAATGGATCATCTCCAGCCCTTCATGTGATTTCAATAATCTATCTCTACAAAGCTAGGTGGATTGGTGCTCTGTCCTTAGCAAACCACCCGCCCACCCCCTCGGCCTGTGCagacttctgctcctctgcaactGCTGCCATATTTCTCCACAAACTCGTGCACTTTCTTtaaagtattgtttttgtttagTCATGCTTGTttttctcacctcttctgtttctctccTGCAGATCCAGACAGCCATCATGGTTCTCAAGCCATCGTTTTGCCATCTTGATGACCCTATACCTGCTTGTACTGATTCTCATAGGTTTAAGCAATTCTAAGACTTTTACACAGCATTGGAACAGGCTCCTGAGCTGGAGGCCTTGAATTTCTCTCCTCTACAACCTGCACCAGAAGCCTTAACCACATAGTTGTGCCACAACCATGCACTTTTTTGCTGTTTGTCTTGTCAAGTGTTAAGACATTCCAGCTGATGCAAAGACTAAATCCACCAGTGACTCTGCACAGTGCAAACATGATCTGGCGCCTGACAGCTGTGCGCAATTCTTTTTTTAATCACTATTCCAGCAAAAAAACAGACAATTCTAATCTAATGGACAAAAGCATCTAAACCGCCTCACCAACTTACTCACGAAGTAACGGCGTGGAGCTGCTGTGGAACCCACAGGTCAGGTCACATTTTTCCTGTGCAAACTCCACCTGTATATATGAGTGTTTTACCATTGGGCTGTATATAGGGGCCcttaaaatattttgatatggAGCCAACAAATGTCTAGGTATGCCCTTGACCATGGATAGGGTTTGATCCACATTCCGTGACCTTTTGGCGCCAGATTTACTTTATTAGTGGGGAATAAAAGGGATCACTTTGCACTGTGTATTTATCCTCGACAAAGGATCCAGTTGGTTCCAAAATGTTGGATTAAAATGATCTTTTGTTACTACAAAGAAGCCCTCTGGAGTTTTGTTATATTTAGTTCTATCtttggtatatgtatatataatttttgtgtgtatgtgcgcACACGCACAGACGCGCGCTGGTGAATCAATGATATTTTTACAGTTCTTTCACCTTTTGTTTCCATTAACTTTTGTCTTGTTTTCTTTCTTCGTGTACTCGGATTTCTACGGTTTGTACAGATTATTATAAAAAACTTAGAgacacatataaataaagaattgtgTATATTCATAAGAAATAATTCCTTATACATGGCCGTGCTTGTCAGCTCCATCACTATAACTTCTGGAGGTCAGAAACTTTCAGCAGCTGATTACAAAGATAAAAAATTAATTTCGTTATTTACCATCTTCTCATTTCCAAAGCACCCTGGGAAACCTCTGCTTGTGAATGCAGTACAGAGACCAGACATCACCTCTTCTTGGCTCCCATTGTCTGAGCTTAAAAGCTTCTTAATAGGGCAGCACAGCTTCTTGCTGGTCCTGTATGTCTCTGCAGGTGTGCTGTACTTCTACTGTCAACTCATAGAATTTCTTAGGGTCTTACATTAGCCATTAAGGAGCAATGGAAACATGGTACTGTGATTTATGTGTAATTTCCATGGCAGCATATTTTTTTGTCTGACAGAACAATTTTATTAAGTGCGTATTTCCTGTTTTCGTAGACGTGAGTCCTATAGCCCTGGAGATGCAAACATTTTTCACATCGTCAATTCCTatgttttttcaattttttggagCGCGTTTGCGAGCAAAAAGCCTTAAActcatatttttttacaatagaaAAGTATTGACAGCCACAAAAAATCCAATTGTATTGTAAAACCCAGTGAAATTATTGTGCCTTATTGCTCATGTAAAGGTTCTAAAttttcttaaaatacattttgtacctCAGACGTTAGTGAAAAGGTTTACACATCATTATCAAGGTCAGAATATTTTACAGAGCATCAAATAAGCAACACCATAAAAATAGAACATTATAAAATGGGTTTTAGATGAAATTAAGCACATAGAAAAATTGGATTATCCCattgtaatgccccttaaaatataataatagcaCCGTGGGGATCAGACAGTTGCAGTCTGGTGAATTGGACAGGCAGGTCGTGGGCACacaaacatcacatccatatgtgcttgttgaacatctcattccaaaaccaatAATATGGATTTGGTCCCCCTCAGTTGCTATAatagcctccactcttctgggagGCTGCCCACTTGATTTTGGAATGTGGCTGCAGGGATTTGTATCCATTCAGCCAGGAAAGCAGCAGTGATGTCGGGTGTTAAGGCCTGGCTTGCAGTCAGTgatccaattcatcccaaaggtgtgtGATGAGGtagaggtcagggctctgtgcaggtcagtcaagttcttccacaccgaactctgGAAAGGATTTTTTAATGGTCCTCGGTTTGTGCATAGGGCATTgtaatgctgaaacaggaaagggcctttGTCACAAAGGTGGAAGCCTACAATTCTCTGGAATGCTGTAACATTGAAATTTCCTTTCACTGGATCGAAGGGACCCAGGCCAAACTTGAAAAACTCCAGTGGGCGCATTTCCATTACTCCAGAGTCCAATGGCGGTGTGCTTCACATCACTTCTCACGACATTTGGCATTGCGCATGGTGATCAGAGGCTTGTGTGCAGGTTTTCAGCCATAGAAATCTAATCCATGAAGCTCCTGATGAATATTTCTAGTGCTGGTgctgcttccagaggcagtttggaactcagTAGTGAGTGTTGGAACCAAGGACTGACTATTTTTACACGGTACGTGCTTCAGCACTACACGGTCCCGTTCTGGTAGCTTGTGTGGCCTACTGCTTCTCGGCTGAGCTGCTGTTGCTCCTAGATGTTTCCACTTCACAGTAACAGCACTTACAATTGTATATCTAGCAGAGCAGAAATTTGACAAATCGACTTACTGGAAAGGGGACATCATAAGATACTACCATGTTAAAGCTCACTGAGCTCTTTATGCTCTTTATTGTGCTTCATTTTATGCACCTGTAACAGGGATGTCAACATTCTCTTGCCATTGTGGTGTAtgtgtaaaaagaaaaagtgtgtgtgtctgtgtatgtatgtatgtgtgtgtatatatatatgtatgtgtgtgtgtgtatatatatatatatatatatatatatatgtatatatatatatatatataaatatgcgtGTGTGTGAATGGTGTTTGGTGCAAGTTTCAAATTACTTTTGATTACCAACAGGAGCCACAAGTGAGAGTGCAGATGGAAAACACAATGGAATTGCTGAAGTGCAGGAGTGACCTCCATCAGATCTCTGACTAGTAGCTTTATCAGACCTATAATGTTCTATTAGGTACAACTTACACTGAAGTTTGGTTCTCCCAAGTTGAAAATAAGAggagtaaaaatgaaaaaaacaaaacaaaaaaacagtaaaacaaatcataaatgaAAACCCGTGTCTACAGTTATAGCCCTGCCCCTCCTTCCAATGTGGAATGAACTGCTGACTCAAAAGTGAGCaggacaagttagctgattccatTGTTTGCTTGTACCAACTGTgtaaaagttttcttttttaaaaaaaagatgagTCTTGCCAATTATTTTGCTTAGAACAAACAGATATTTATTTATACCAATGTTTAATGTGCTAAAAGAGGAAAAACTTTTCTTTCCAAATATTTTTGGTCAAATTCATTTAAATGAAAAGTTATTACTGATGAAAAGTTAGACTAACAATTTGATTTCTTGTGATGGAGTGGGAACCCTCCAGTTATAGAGAAGTTGAATTTAAGAGAGATGATTTAGATCAGTGTTCCCCAATTTTGGTTCTCAAGCCTACTTAACAATTACAGGTTTTAAAGAAATCCGTGCTTGAGTACATCTATCTTAATCAGTGCATTAGTCATTTTGATTCAGCAACCTATGCTCAAGCATGGATATTCTTAAAACTCGGATTGTTGTTGGGTCTTGAGCACTGGTGTTGGGAGCTACTACTCTAGATTATCAGCTTGTAAAACACACTTGGAGATCTTCTCTACAACACATTGTAAAGCTTTAACAGTTCCGTATCAAGGTACCAAACCAAAATCAGACTGTGACATCAACCACATTATCATCTGATTCTGAATCCTTAGCAacactatacattttatataagaaacacaagaggtggatgggggagagtAGCTGGAAAGGCACAGTTGTGCAACTGTCAAAATAATCTATGTGTATTGAAACTTTCATCCAAAGACAATTACCCAGGCCATATATAAAGGGACAGTAAATTATATAGGTCAAGGAGGTCTATGAGAAAGACACAttgtcgaaacgcgttggtggaggACCCTGCAGCACACAGTGGAGTTGTTAGTACACTGTGGAAGAGCATTTGAACACCAAGGAACTTTCCCAGGATTTCGATCTTATAAGAGACTTCAGTTTccgtttttgtttggtttttttaaaccATCGCATTTGGCAAGGGCCTATGCACACCCTAGGTGGGGGATctggtaatttttattttatttttacactgtaagtGGTTTATTGTAACAaggatgttttgcttttttttttcttctgggaAACATTGATTGCCATTTGAGTATCTCCGTTTAATTTGAAGAATAATAGATGATTTATCTCTACATCAACGTGGATCAATTGTAAGTGTGATTTCACTTTGGAGTGTTCTCCACTGGTTATATGGGCCACACatgtgctatttatttattttttactttggcaCTGGTAACCAGGGAAGTGTTTGGAGAGAGGATagttacatacacatacattatgAAGAAACATTGTCTTGCTGTTTGTACTAACAAATATTGGTTGTATCACTTTGAGATTCACATAATTTATTTGTAAGTGTGATTCTGTTTGGGAGAGGTGATCACTAGTGTATGAGCTACACATGTGTTATTTACATTGTGAGCACTGAAAACCACAGATGAAATGGAGAAAGGAAATACattaatttttttgttatatagaCATTCATCAAATATATCCATATGAAATAAGTGCATTACCTTCTGTAAGACTGGGTTCTGTACATACTCTCTACACTATGtctattttctttctttattttcccGATCACTCAAAAATTCTGGACAAAGCACACGATGTCTAGACAGAGGAACAATCATCACTGTTGGAATTACTTTATTATTGATGGACCTGAGTAGTGTATTTATTCACACAGACTTTTACAGAACACAACAATGTTTACTTTTCACTATATATGGTTGTTATTTTGGGGTGAGGGTGACAACTGATATACACCAGGAGCGCTTACAAAGGATTCTCTGCTTAATACTTTGCAAGATACTTTTCTCATGTTATTGCTTAGCTATTAGTTAGCCGTGAACAAGCAGAcaccagcgaaacgcgcgtcggtttTGCTGGTTATGTCTCATCTATCATTAAATACTATAAATTATATGAATGCAGTCACCATAGCACTAACCCTAGGAACAAAGATTCCAAAAGATTATATAGATTGTTGAGCTGAATAGATATACAAATagatctattcacgctccatatCATTGTGATATCTGGGGTTAACGAGTGGTTAATATCCGGGAATCTTGAATCCATTAATGTAGTGGGCTTACTCGAATGAATTGGAGTAACCAATAGTACTAGGAAGAGGTAGCGCTCAATACCTTTTTTTAAATGAGAAACAGATTAATTCTTGCCATATAGAATATTTATGCAATTCATCCGATGTCTGTCCTTTTGACAGAAAGATTGTTATAGTTTATGTACTACACTTTACTAACATGGATAATAGACAATTCATAATATAATCCTTATCTCTATTGCATACAAACAAAAGAAGGAATACATTAATATGTCGCTatatggataatatatatatacgctgaaattaattgtaataggGTTTATCAATATCATATGAAAAGAGACATACAGTTC
This genomic interval carries:
- the PARP16 gene encoding protein mono-ADP-ribosyltransferase PARP16, which produces MVEHIIARDPLAADLKCSLFVSALKSYKRDSVLRPFPAFYASEQYKDFDALIADTNTLPSLQEIIQNKSEIDEKIFDLLRWILSDKLFTIKCLKKEKFEDFQALPGSPSLALPTPDFLFEIEYCEKLSAQFQETRGQRDVMYALHGSRLENFHSILHNGLHCHLNKTSLFGEGTYLTSDLSLALLYSPHGHGWSRSILGPVLSCVAVCEMIDHPDVKCQAKKKDSFEIDRKRARARNSEGGEVPQKYFVVTNNQLLRVKYLLVYSQEQPQRRSRQPSWFSSHRFAILMTLYLLVLILIGLSNSKTFTQHWNRLLSWRP